A portion of the Malania oleifera isolate guangnan ecotype guangnan chromosome 3, ASM2987363v1, whole genome shotgun sequence genome contains these proteins:
- the LOC131150947 gene encoding uncharacterized protein LOC131150947 isoform X2 gives MQLDLPHIKKFLFSHLDDLTNKGLYFFAKMLTGETVKFEKTHRKMKKLIRESLSKILNNRGQNHHQADLSTLLSKLLEDRDNFRKNYITLWTAATQCHHDAVMKVLDGLEDMPFQTLNAMHRKLKGVKGGVPQLHHSKSGWSRDRLVCQVRSTSLEMLSELGEGDVLQEPLAKAMAVANLSLKITPGNPNSLVTEFQQFPPEIESLQNNIIKAIWLLKYKVRPAELKNLQLVLDPKAELSKRSLKTAIGKLLTEYLFECGDLDTIPKFLLETLDIINRRSQSSRHSYFSNKEIEEEVEHVLSVSAQMKQILWDLLPDRGLDQDFTDAYVEDLDEDYDSDNYDDWEQNSSKFQISTSHSSYSCQLMGSIGDSNTIDCKPSTSSNQEIGSPQLVAPIGRSNGDSTEGAEPGNISDMNLIDPQTSPIQRSKFLNSVQTMGTNQVEKMDERGPTYSNLVTSTMHMSDSPGLVSANGRLNDNSVERQDVEANTGIGSVERQDFVSANEEKILPDNKSMSRNEYLAFQEVCDKTSMVAYHLIGRSLELFALREGFDLDFSAESYLRGNFLISEDFQVAEKRQTSFKEDVDDSVILQAVEEQIPSFPKSQMDKLKELMGLR, from the coding sequence ATGCAACTGGATTTGCCtcatattaaaaaatttcttttctcccATCTAGATGATTTGACCAATAAAGGACTTTACTTTTTTGCCAAGATGCTTACAGGAGAGACTGTTAAGTTTGAAAAAACCCACAGGAAGATGAAGAAGCTCATCAGGGAATCTCTCTCAAAAATTCTTAATAATCGTGGTCAAAACCATCACCAAGCAGATTTGAGTACACTGCTATCTAAGCTTCTTGAGGATCGAGATAATTTCCGAAAGAATTATATCACACTTTGGACTGCTGCAACCCAATGTCATCATGATGCTGTTATGAAGGTACTGGACGGACTTGAGGACATGCCTTTCCAAACCCTCAATGCAATGCACAGGAAGCTCAAAGGTGTCAAGGGAGGAGTCCCACAGCTTCATCACTCCAAATCTGGTTGGAGTCGAGACCGTTTAGTCTGTCAGGTGAGGAGTACTTCTTTGGAGATGCTTTCAGAACTTGGTGAAGGGGATGTACTACAGGAGCCATTAGCTAAAGCAATGGCAGTTGCTAACTTGTCACTGAAGATAACACCAGGCAATCCTAATTCATTAGTAACAGAGTTCCAACAATTTCCCCCAGAAATAGAGTCCTTGCAGAACAACATAATAAAGGCTATTTGGTTACTAAAATATAAAGTTAGACCAGCAGAATTAAAGAATTTACAACTTGTTCTTGACCCGAAGGCTGAATTATCTAAGAGGAGTCTAAAAACAGCGATTGGGAAATTGCTGACTGAATATCTATTTGAGTGCGGTGACTTGGATACCATCCCAAAGTTTTTATTAGAAACCCTTGATATTATCAACAGGAGGTCTCAAAGTTCAAggcattcatatttttcaaacaagGAAATAGAAGAGGAGGTAGAACATGTATTGAGTGTCAGTGCTCAGATGAAGCAGATTCTATGGGACTTGCTTCCCGACCGTGGGTTAGATCAAGATTTCACTGATGCATATGTGGAGGATCTAGATGAAGATTATGATAGTGATAATTATGATGATTGGGAGCAGAACTCTAGCAAGTTTCAAATTAGTACTTCTCATTCTAGTTATTCATGTCAGCTAATGGGAAGTATTGGGGACTCAAATACAATTGACTGTAAGCCATCCACCTCTTCCAACCAGGAAATAGGCTCCCCACAACTTGTTGCTCCAATTGGAAGGTCTAATGGGGATTCCACTGAGGGAGCTGAACCTGGTAATATTTCTGACATGAATTTAATAGATCCCCAAACTTCTCCCATTCAGCGATCAAAATTTCTGAACAGTGTGCAGACCATGGGTACAAATCAAGTAGAGAAGATGGATGAAAGAGGACCGACATATTCTAATTTGGTTACATCTACAATGCATATGAGTGATTCTCCTGGTCTTGTTTCTGCAAATGGAAGGTTAAATGACAATTCTGTAGAAAGACAGGACGTTGAAGCAAATACAGGGATTGGTTCTGTAGAAAGACAGGACTTTGTTTCTGCAAATGAAGAAAAAATTTTGCCCGACAACAAAAGCATGTCTAGGAATGAGTATCTTGCCTTCCAAGAAGTTTGTGACAAGACTAGTATGGTTGCATATCATCTCATTGGTCGTTCATTGGAGCTTTTCGCCCTAAGAGAAGGTTTTGATTTAGACTTTAGTGCTGAATCATATCTCAGAGGCAATTTCTTAATTTCTGAAGATTTCCAAG